The proteins below are encoded in one region of Candidatus Neomarinimicrobiota bacterium:
- a CDS encoding TonB-dependent receptor, whose amino-acid sequence MNRWLTLLLLVALPLIGQEKGSIEGRLSDSETGEPLPGVNVIVKGTYYGAASDADGYFRITNVSTGSYDMEVSMIGYKVILRTGVKVNAGRTTTVDFQLEQTVLALGEEVVVVGKKPLFDVDETASITKLSSDDLENRIVNSVEDILAEQIGVTKVNNEIHIRGGRIDETLYVIDGLSIKDPLSGYSGNLFVNVESIENLEIITGGYDAEYGQAMSGVVNIRLKEGRDKFEGSIKYLSDHWGAAPGAFEHFNSDRFEMNLGGPSPLLELMAPRLGLDLPGKFSFFANAYGKISDSHLPAAKQLYPHRNWIPPSGLSTQKADEFLGRLAARENNDWHALYKLSWHLDEVKKLSASYDISLNINQGFFMPRAFSTTYFPYAYSKMLDNYNTITRESRLAKINWTHTLSPRSFYELTIGQFLTLEHSAVQDLHWTDYRERLDIEPVNYIIRDRDGNVRITYGDEFYDTGFSPEWYDLSSDNTRLDLDWTHQTLSKHKIKGGLELTSTEIQVVDIDEPWTGTTGFGINYDAYRARTLFGAFYVQDRIVFEGMTANLGLRYDYWFPGKYVEDAIADPDAITVTDEARARFNEETFEFLGYRGKARLSPRVGISHPVTDNDVLYFYYGHFSQLPTFQYVYAKLNTTAPSTYQVFGNPNLSPKTTVQYEIGLKHRFSEDQVLEMKAYWKDMFDYETSQNITPSNPKYAHLRFLMYLNADYARARGIEIILKSRLLTNWYADVNFNYSIATGKSSNPDDNLLVQAGQLREKPLDEVFLRWDKPFQTFANISYDHPSGWGMSWRFEFESGRRYTRSIPGTQEYPDGLIELDGVTYFIGTVEDDKPYYYLAKDPVSNVDLKLYKKMSVGGVNLRWVAEVENLFNQHIPRRINPFTGREYNPGVIIPYSMIEAPNPNFDPSRFRTPRTAIIGFQVKF is encoded by the coding sequence TAACGTTTCGACCGGCAGCTACGACATGGAAGTCTCCATGATCGGCTACAAGGTGATCCTGAGGACCGGTGTGAAGGTGAACGCTGGACGAACGACGACAGTCGATTTCCAGCTGGAGCAGACTGTCCTCGCGTTAGGCGAAGAGGTAGTGGTAGTTGGTAAGAAACCGCTCTTCGATGTGGACGAAACGGCCTCCATCACCAAGCTTTCCAGCGACGACCTTGAGAACAGGATTGTCAACAGTGTAGAAGATATTCTCGCTGAGCAGATCGGCGTCACGAAGGTGAATAACGAAATCCATATTCGCGGTGGACGGATTGATGAGACCCTTTATGTCATCGACGGACTCTCCATCAAGGACCCTCTCTCGGGCTACTCGGGAAACCTGTTCGTCAATGTCGAAAGTATCGAGAATTTGGAGATTATCACCGGAGGCTACGATGCCGAATACGGACAGGCCATGTCCGGCGTTGTCAACATCCGCTTGAAGGAGGGAAGGGACAAGTTTGAGGGGAGCATCAAATACCTGAGTGATCACTGGGGTGCGGCGCCCGGCGCCTTCGAGCACTTCAACAGCGACCGGTTCGAGATGAATCTCGGCGGCCCTTCACCTCTACTCGAACTTATGGCGCCGCGGCTGGGACTGGACCTTCCGGGGAAGTTCTCATTCTTTGCCAACGCCTATGGGAAGATCTCCGATTCACACCTGCCGGCGGCGAAGCAACTCTACCCTCACCGTAACTGGATTCCACCTTCTGGTCTGTCAACACAAAAAGCAGACGAATTCCTTGGAAGACTGGCCGCGCGCGAGAATAACGACTGGCATGCGCTCTACAAACTCTCCTGGCATCTGGACGAGGTGAAAAAACTATCAGCCTCCTACGATATTTCTCTGAACATCAATCAGGGCTTCTTTATGCCGAGAGCCTTCTCCACCACCTACTTTCCCTACGCATACAGCAAGATGCTTGACAACTACAACACCATCACCAGGGAATCGCGCCTCGCGAAGATCAACTGGACTCACACTCTGAGTCCACGGAGCTTCTACGAACTCACTATTGGACAATTCCTGACGCTGGAGCACAGCGCAGTTCAGGACCTCCACTGGACCGATTACCGAGAGCGCCTCGACATCGAGCCTGTCAATTACATCATCCGGGACAGGGACGGAAATGTACGCATCACGTATGGTGACGAATTCTACGATACGGGCTTTTCGCCGGAATGGTATGATCTCTCCAGCGACAACACGCGGCTCGATCTCGACTGGACCCACCAGACCCTGAGTAAGCACAAGATTAAGGGTGGCTTGGAGCTGACTTCCACTGAGATACAGGTGGTGGACATAGACGAACCATGGACGGGGACGACGGGTTTCGGCATCAACTATGACGCTTACCGCGCAAGAACTTTGTTCGGCGCATTCTACGTCCAAGACAGGATTGTTTTCGAAGGAATGACCGCAAATCTCGGGCTCCGTTACGATTATTGGTTCCCGGGGAAGTATGTGGAGGACGCCATAGCCGATCCTGACGCCATCACCGTCACCGATGAGGCGCGGGCCAGATTCAATGAGGAGACGTTCGAATTTCTGGGATATCGCGGTAAGGCGAGGCTTTCTCCCCGAGTCGGCATCTCTCACCCCGTAACTGACAACGATGTTCTCTACTTTTACTACGGCCACTTCTCTCAGCTCCCCACATTTCAGTACGTTTACGCGAAACTGAACACGACTGCCCCCTCCACCTATCAGGTTTTCGGGAATCCCAACCTGAGCCCGAAAACGACGGTACAGTATGAAATAGGGCTGAAGCACCGTTTCAGCGAAGATCAGGTCCTCGAAATGAAGGCATACTGGAAGGACATGTTCGACTACGAGACTTCTCAGAACATCACGCCTTCCAATCCGAAGTATGCCCACCTTCGGTTCCTCATGTATCTCAATGCGGACTATGCGAGAGCCCGTGGGATCGAGATCATTCTCAAGAGCCGTCTGCTGACAAACTGGTACGCCGATGTGAACTTCAACTATTCCATCGCCACGGGTAAAAGCTCAAACCCCGATGACAATCTTCTTGTCCAGGCCGGTCAGCTTCGGGAGAAACCGTTGGACGAAGTGTTTCTCAGGTGGGACAAACCATTCCAGACCTTCGCCAACATCTCGTACGATCATCCTTCAGGATGGGGGATGTCGTGGCGGTTCGAATTCGAGAGCGGGCGGCGGTACACACGATCCATCCCCGGCACACAGGAGTATCCCGACGGCCTCATCGAACTGGATGGTGTCACCTACTTCATAGGCACGGTGGAGGATGACAAGCCTTACTATTACCTCGCGAAAGATCCAGTCTCGAACGTGGATCTGAAGCTCTACAAGAAAATGTCCGTCGGCGGTGTCAATCTCCGGTGGGTGGCAGAAGTGGAGAATCTCTTTAATCAGCACATTCCCCGCCGGATTAATCCTTTCACCGGAAGGGAGTACAATCCTGGCGTCATCATTCCCTACAGCATGATCGAGGCGCCCAATCCCAATTTCGATCCTTCCCGCTTCCGGACCCCGCGAACGGCCATCATCGGATTTCAGGTGAAGTTCTGA
- a CDS encoding PorV/PorQ family protein — MTFSLRRFLVLTFFPLALFGQQNLFPILGGQRVGTSVFTFLKIGASARAAGMGEAVVALHQDASSLFYNPAAIGQLSGTQLSASRVQWPADVTYDFLGISHHLAGSHYLGLSAGILHMAPMKETTEYLPYGTGNYFIFQNQFIGLSYSVKMSNRFTFGITLKHVEENLAGNRMRSMLLDMGTFYWTGFRTLRFSAVLSNFGPQAKPEGSYKRFILDRETGDEVIIDSGFELFSPPTIFRVGSAMEVIESLNHSLTISLQLNHPVDNAENIVAGFEYVLLNSLALRGGYKFNVEEEDFSLGAGFYVPVGSARLQIDFAYTNLIHLSDPTRLSLAVEF; from the coding sequence ATGACGTTCAGCCTCAGAAGATTTCTCGTACTCACATTCTTCCCGTTGGCCCTTTTCGGACAACAGAACTTATTTCCGATCTTGGGAGGTCAGCGCGTGGGGACGTCGGTGTTCACGTTCCTAAAAATCGGCGCCAGTGCCCGCGCCGCAGGCATGGGAGAAGCAGTGGTGGCCCTGCACCAAGACGCATCTTCCCTTTTCTACAATCCTGCCGCTATCGGACAACTCTCCGGCACCCAACTCTCCGCCTCGCGAGTCCAGTGGCCGGCTGACGTCACATACGACTTTCTAGGGATCTCTCACCACCTGGCCGGAAGTCATTATCTCGGGCTTTCCGCCGGTATACTCCACATGGCGCCCATGAAGGAGACCACCGAGTACTTACCTTATGGCACGGGAAACTACTTCATCTTCCAGAATCAATTCATCGGGCTCAGCTACAGTGTGAAAATGTCCAACCGTTTCACTTTCGGTATAACGCTGAAGCATGTGGAGGAGAATCTGGCGGGGAATCGGATGCGGTCCATGCTCCTCGATATGGGCACCTTCTACTGGACAGGTTTCCGTACGCTACGCTTCTCGGCTGTCCTTTCCAACTTCGGGCCACAGGCCAAGCCTGAGGGAAGCTACAAGCGGTTTATCCTTGATCGCGAAACAGGCGATGAGGTGATCATCGATTCTGGATTTGAGTTGTTCTCACCACCGACCATTTTCCGGGTGGGGAGCGCCATGGAGGTTATCGAATCTCTGAACCATTCGCTCACTATTTCGCTTCAGCTCAACCACCCCGTGGATAACGCCGAGAACATCGTTGCCGGATTCGAGTACGTTCTGCTGAATTCACTGGCGCTTCGGGGAGGCTACAAATTCAATGTGGAAGAGGAAGACTTCTCTCTCGGCGCGGGGTTCTATGTTCCAGTAGGATCGGCGAGACTACAAATCGATTTTGCCTATACCAACCTGATTCACCTCTCCGACCCAACCCGTCTGAGTCTGGCGGTAGAGTTCTGA